One Tolypothrix bouteillei VB521301 DNA window includes the following coding sequences:
- a CDS encoding CheR family methyltransferase — MMQEQLEDIEIQLLLEGIYRYYGFDFRNYALASIKRRIWGTIQSEGLTSISGLQEKVLHNPECMEKLLFNLSVNVTSMFRDTSFFLSLRRKVIPLLRTYPFIRIWHAGCSTGEEVYSMAILLEEEGLYHRCRLYATDINEIVLKQAISGIFPLELMQNYTQNYLQAGGKKSFSEYYTAAYERAIFSSYLKENIIFSQHNLVTDNSFNEFHMILCRNVLIYFNQTLQNRVHHLFYESLHRYGILGLGRQETLKFTPHDKDYEVLDGDDKIYRRIS, encoded by the coding sequence ATGATGCAGGAGCAACTTGAAGATATAGAAATTCAATTGCTATTGGAAGGTATATATCGTTACTATGGATTTGATTTTAGAAACTATGCTTTAGCTTCAATCAAGCGTCGAATTTGGGGAACAATACAATCAGAAGGATTAACTAGTATCTCTGGATTGCAAGAAAAAGTTCTTCACAATCCCGAATGCATGGAAAAATTATTATTTAATCTTTCCGTTAACGTGACGAGTATGTTTCGCGATACTAGCTTTTTTCTTTCATTAAGGAGAAAGGTCATACCCTTATTACGAACATATCCTTTTATTCGTATTTGGCACGCTGGATGTTCAACTGGTGAAGAAGTCTATTCTATGGCAATTTTGCTTGAGGAAGAAGGGCTTTATCACCGTTGTCGGTTGTATGCAACTGATATTAACGAAATCGTTTTAAAACAAGCAATATCTGGCATATTTCCACTTGAACTTATGCAAAACTACACTCAAAACTATTTACAGGCAGGAGGAAAAAAATCATTTTCAGAATATTACACTGCCGCATACGAGCGTGCTATATTTTCATCTTATCTCAAAGAAAATATAATTTTTTCACAACATAACTTAGTCACAGATAATTCTTTTAATGAATTTCATATGATTTTATGTAGAAATGTATTAATATATTTCAATCAAACTTTACAGAATAGAGTTCACCATCTTTTTTACGAAAGCCTTCATAGATACGGTATTCTGGGTTTGGGACGCCAAGAAACGCTGAAGTTTACTCCACATGACAAAGACTATGAAGTGTTAGATGGGGATGACAAAATTTATCGGAGAATTAGTTAG